The following are encoded in a window of Solidesulfovibrio magneticus RS-1 genomic DNA:
- a CDS encoding SurA N-terminal domain-containing protein produces the protein MPQIAKFFGVLALLASLATPAGAAELVDRVVAVVNGKLITLFDVNTRVADMVKQTQGVALKPDDPRLDDLRRQVLESMITDMLIESEANKLKVTVSDTEIDSQIEEIKKKNNLSQQQFVTELAKEGLTLKQFRDKMRLDSIKKRLLGFMVHRKVLVTDDEIRDYYEKNKGSLSAAKSVLGPKVSGGLGFIMVPNKKQAEELRDRINSGSMSFADAAKKFSIGPGRDQGGDLGDVQIKDLAPPLRSALTAVPPGQVSEPVLLDGKAVLLVQRTASAPAEKPAAPAAAAGSNPSYEAAKEQIQELLYKQKFDKLFQEYIDNLRSKAVVEVKL, from the coding sequence TTGCCGCAAATCGCGAAATTTTTTGGTGTGTTGGCGCTTCTGGCGAGTCTGGCTACCCCGGCCGGAGCCGCCGAACTGGTGGATCGAGTTGTGGCTGTCGTCAACGGCAAACTCATCACCCTGTTTGACGTCAATACCCGCGTGGCGGACATGGTCAAGCAGACCCAGGGCGTGGCGCTTAAGCCCGATGATCCCCGCCTCGACGATCTGCGGCGGCAAGTGCTGGAAAGCATGATCACCGATATGCTCATCGAAAGCGAGGCCAACAAGCTCAAGGTGACGGTTTCCGATACGGAAATCGATTCGCAAATCGAAGAGATCAAGAAAAAGAACAACCTTTCCCAGCAGCAGTTCGTCACGGAACTGGCCAAGGAAGGCCTGACGCTCAAGCAGTTCCGCGACAAGATGCGCCTGGACAGCATCAAGAAGCGTCTGCTCGGTTTCATGGTGCATCGCAAGGTGCTCGTCACTGACGACGAGATCCGCGACTACTACGAGAAGAACAAGGGCAGCTTGTCCGCCGCCAAGTCCGTGCTCGGCCCCAAGGTTTCCGGAGGGCTCGGGTTTATCATGGTGCCCAACAAGAAGCAGGCCGAGGAATTGCGCGACAGGATCAATTCCGGTTCCATGTCCTTCGCTGATGCGGCCAAGAAATTTTCCATCGGGCCTGGCCGCGACCAGGGCGGCGATCTGGGCGACGTGCAGATCAAGGATCTGGCTCCGCCTCTGCGTAGCGCGCTGACCGCCGTGCCTCCCGGACAGGTCAGCGAACCGGTCCTTCTCGACGGCAAAGCCGTGCTGCTCGTCCAGCGGACGGCCTCGGCTCCGGCGGAAAAGCCAGCTGCCCCGGCGGCAGCGGCCGGGTCGAATCCGTCCTATGAGGCGGCCAAGGAACAGATTCAGGAACTGCTCTATAAGCAGAAATTCGACAAACTCTTCCAGGAATACATCGACAATCTGCGGTCCAAAGCCGTCGTTGAAGTCAAGCTTTAG
- a CDS encoding peptidyl-prolyl cis-trans isomerase: MTRRLGRGWRLAAALVLSFCLWGCGRDTADEPGVVAVVNGSPIRLAELEMRNDVSRISQPAVDNPAVEDLRAGLGAALADAVVARLVGQELKRLGQAPTPEELEKAEAAVRADYPGEAFERMLLEEHIDLARWREMLADRLALEKFRQDVLLPGQRVGVSEAAAYYKEHQAAFARPAMVTLRVVSGRDAEAVKAALAAARKSGQGEASLGREAVMPEAGLPQAWRDALRGKKPGEATPPLAMGREHVALVLVERTPAAMPDPAKAYARVEARLTEEKLTKAFDAWLAKALGQATIRVNARLLPAAAMLAQIDTKDGDAELVAAKVQEEASVYVAGAARRALADRQPTAASPASPDEPPASPPSAPPADETITPALAPALPVPEQGARPVAPPPASTPSSGPAEPAVPGESGAAASRGTASAPAPPPVSDEARVREGSAARPVANGAKPAQVSGSGPDSNAAGRDEASAAFPEATPAQPTPADRTGSQPEALQSGAAATVAGNAVGQRDAAASGQPPGPIAGPGEVEFTAVKASWILYTADDGREERVYLKPGKPHRVAYSRRLTVRLGSPSEVAYRAGARAETVEVGKKESRVLEFP; this comes from the coding sequence GTGACAAGGCGGCTTGGCCGGGGCTGGCGCTTGGCGGCCGCCCTGGTGCTGTCCTTTTGCCTTTGGGGCTGCGGCCGCGACACGGCCGACGAGCCGGGCGTGGTGGCCGTGGTCAACGGTTCGCCCATCCGACTGGCCGAGCTGGAAATGCGAAACGATGTCAGCCGGATCAGCCAACCAGCTGTTGACAATCCGGCGGTCGAGGACCTGCGCGCCGGCCTTGGAGCGGCTCTGGCCGACGCGGTCGTGGCCCGGCTGGTAGGCCAGGAACTCAAGCGTTTGGGCCAGGCTCCCACGCCTGAGGAGTTGGAAAAGGCCGAGGCGGCCGTGCGGGCCGATTATCCGGGCGAAGCTTTCGAGCGCATGTTGCTTGAAGAGCACATTGATCTGGCCCGTTGGCGGGAGATGCTGGCCGACCGACTGGCTCTGGAAAAATTTCGCCAGGACGTGCTGTTGCCCGGACAGCGGGTGGGCGTGTCCGAGGCGGCTGCCTATTACAAGGAACACCAGGCCGCCTTTGCCCGGCCGGCCATGGTGACGCTTCGCGTGGTGTCCGGCCGGGACGCCGAAGCGGTCAAGGCGGCCCTGGCTGCGGCGCGCAAGTCCGGCCAGGGCGAGGCCTCGCTTGGCCGGGAGGCGGTGATGCCCGAAGCCGGGCTGCCCCAGGCCTGGCGCGACGCCCTGCGCGGCAAAAAGCCCGGCGAAGCGACCCCTCCCCTGGCCATGGGCCGCGAACATGTCGCCCTGGTGCTGGTGGAACGCACGCCCGCCGCCATGCCCGATCCGGCCAAGGCCTACGCCCGGGTCGAGGCCCGGCTCACTGAGGAAAAGCTGACCAAGGCCTTTGACGCCTGGCTGGCCAAGGCGCTCGGTCAGGCGACCATCCGGGTCAATGCCCGGTTGCTGCCGGCCGCAGCCATGCTGGCCCAGATCGACACTAAGGACGGCGACGCCGAGCTTGTCGCCGCCAAGGTCCAGGAAGAGGCCAGCGTCTATGTGGCCGGCGCGGCCCGCCGTGCCCTGGCGGACCGCCAGCCGACGGCCGCCTCGCCTGCTTCGCCGGATGAGCCGCCGGCCTCCCCTCCCTCGGCCCCGCCCGCAGACGAGACGATCACCCCGGCCCTTGCGCCCGCGCTGCCGGTCCCGGAACAGGGGGCGCGCCCGGTCGCGCCGCCGCCCGCGTCCACGCCGTCTTCCGGTCCGGCCGAACCGGCGGTTCCCGGCGAGAGCGGCGCGGCGGCGTCCAGGGGCACGGCCTCAGCGCCAGCTCCCCCGCCCGTTTCGGACGAGGCTCGGGTGCGCGAAGGATCGGCAGCCCGGCCCGTGGCCAATGGGGCCAAGCCGGCTCAGGTCTCCGGTTCCGGGCCTGACAGCAACGCCGCCGGACGTGACGAGGCTTCTGCGGCCTTCCCCGAGGCCACGCCCGCCCAGCCGACGCCGGCAGATAGGACCGGTTCGCAACCCGAGGCACTCCAGTCTGGGGCTGCCGCGACTGTGGCCGGCAATGCCGTCGGCCAACGGGACGCAGCGGCCTCAGGACAGCCGCCCGGTCCGATCGCAGGCCCTGGCGAGGTCGAATTCACCGCTGTCAAGGCGAGTTGGATTCTCTACACGGCGGACGACGGCCGGGAAGAGCGGGTCTATCTCAAGCCCGGCAAGCCGCACCGAGTGGCCTATTCCCGACGGCTCACCGTTCGGCTTGGCAGCCCCAGCGAAGTGGCCTACCGTGCCGGCGCACGGGCCGAAACCGTCGAGGTCGGCAAAAAGGAAAGCCGGGTGCTGGAATTTCCTTAG
- a CDS encoding RodZ domain-containing protein: MDLREIGTMLREERERQGLSLDTVSDKTKISRSCLAAIEEGNDSLLPHPVYAKGFIKNYARLLGVDHAEFASRLSTVYQVEEPTAFRDISLVTDLPDDDCGCSVSSSAPRPPVTLWLAGAGAVLVVLALGWYLFSHVFSGSGASGDEVKPSETATVAPSKPLAAPAPEPTPPVAAPTPVQPAPTVPPVVTPTVPPAVTPAPAETLKPQSETAKTGAPTADDKATQDIAVSGPAGSAPAVPAAPEATPAAPAAPVAPTAKNFTVGETGPHVVTIAANERCWLQAGADGGAMHETMLEKGDTFTGRFADNMLVRLGNAGAVEIHFDNKLYPLQAGKGSVKTLKFVAKKTDQPTSANGQGQPSAVPQTAAAPTAQPAASLPVASPAVAPTPGPAAENASGAKEVEIYGQDGSWVIVSPDKGPSKEIYVKKGQRITVPFGEKIEIKLGNPSSVVFRYNGQETPVTTEKGAIKTIRFPQ; the protein is encoded by the coding sequence ATGGATTTGCGTGAGATAGGGACGATGCTACGCGAGGAGCGGGAGCGGCAGGGACTCTCCCTCGACACGGTGTCGGACAAGACCAAGATATCACGATCCTGTCTGGCGGCCATTGAGGAGGGTAACGACAGCCTGTTGCCCCATCCGGTGTATGCCAAGGGATTCATAAAGAATTACGCGCGATTGCTCGGGGTGGACCATGCGGAGTTCGCCTCCCGTCTCTCGACCGTGTATCAGGTCGAAGAGCCGACGGCGTTTCGCGACATCTCGCTTGTTACCGACCTTCCCGACGATGATTGCGGCTGTAGCGTGTCTTCGTCCGCTCCCCGCCCGCCGGTAACGCTCTGGCTCGCCGGAGCCGGGGCCGTTCTCGTCGTCCTGGCCCTGGGATGGTATCTTTTTTCGCATGTGTTTTCCGGCTCCGGCGCATCCGGCGACGAGGTCAAGCCGTCGGAAACGGCCACCGTTGCTCCGAGCAAGCCTCTTGCTGCGCCCGCCCCCGAGCCAACGCCGCCTGTGGCGGCTCCCACGCCGGTTCAGCCCGCGCCGACCGTGCCGCCGGTCGTGACGCCCACCGTGCCGCCGGCCGTGACGCCGGCTCCCGCCGAGACGCTCAAGCCCCAGTCGGAAACCGCCAAAACAGGCGCGCCCACAGCCGACGACAAGGCCACCCAGGACATTGCCGTCAGCGGTCCGGCCGGTTCGGCTCCGGCCGTGCCCGCCGCCCCGGAGGCCACGCCCGCAGCCCCGGCCGCCCCGGTCGCGCCAACAGCCAAGAACTTTACCGTGGGCGAAACCGGACCCCATGTCGTGACCATCGCCGCCAACGAGCGCTGCTGGCTCCAGGCCGGAGCCGACGGCGGGGCCATGCACGAAACCATGCTCGAAAAGGGCGACACCTTCACCGGCCGATTCGCCGACAACATGCTCGTGCGACTGGGCAACGCCGGTGCGGTGGAAATCCATTTCGACAACAAGCTCTATCCCCTCCAGGCCGGCAAGGGGTCGGTCAAGACGCTCAAGTTTGTGGCCAAGAAAACCGACCAGCCGACCTCGGCCAATGGTCAGGGACAGCCTTCGGCCGTGCCCCAAACGGCTGCGGCGCCGACGGCCCAGCCGGCTGCGTCGCTGCCCGTCGCTTCCCCGGCCGTCGCCCCCACGCCCGGCCCGGCCGCCGAGAACGCCTCCGGAGCCAAGGAAGTCGAGATCTACGGCCAGGACGGCAGCTGGGTCATCGTCAGCCCGGACAAGGGGCCGTCCAAGGAAATCTACGTGAAAAAGGGCCAGCGCATCACCGTGCCCTTTGGCGAGAAGATTGAAATCAAGCTCGGCAACCCGAGCAGCGTGGTGTTTCGCTACAACGGCCAGGAAACGCCGGTGACCACCGAGAAGGGGGCCATCAAGACCATCCGGTTCCCGCAGTAA
- the mfd gene encoding transcription-repair coupling factor codes for MSRTASPLAELLAASDSASVYKSGPATLAYLAAAALARGQSAVVVAPGVHELSRIAALLDMLAPPSPGTLWGASYAMLPSYAPGRPSGAFWARRMAFLAFAAMGKGPRVLLVTADNLLPKWPPPRALEGNILNVAVGEELPRDLIAEQAVLWGYKRSPMVANPGEFALRGDILDIFPPGYESPLRLEFFGDVLEAVRRFDAGTQRSLAELPEASLIPAAPAVLSETFMDEARTLWETIAGTGELHRAAKQRLENALQVRDGGIWPGLFYEKPVELSAWFPEGAAYFVCDPTKVKERLEEAEHAWRRFFEAETKELGHPWPNSRVLWPENMARKSLVAGRRILFEDLVMGRGRHGPDLPEKVLERFGDLFWKPGSDKRPWTTLVAALKEWNGHGQTILSFHGERSRKKFLQMIEPEGLVFRTGYSPDETGLFALLSPLRHGMELSWRDTRILAEDILHPESAKGGSERADKDFKGLASFDDIRPGDLVVHRDYGVATFEGLTRMTVDATGGDYLLLVFADEDKLYLPADRLGLLQRYKGPEGISPPLDRLGGARWKSVRERAKKAVERIAADLVEMYAYRQVAKGYAYGPTNELYLEFEATFGFEETPDQERAIGEVLADMERPEPMDRLVCGDVGFGKTEVALRAAFRAVLDGKQVAMLCPTTVLAEQHYQNFAARLEGFPVRVEMLSRFVSPKRRKVVLEAVSRGEVDILVGTHRILSSDVAIPNIGLLILDEEQRFGVKHKERLKAFKKNIDALTLTATPIPRTLQLSLSGVRGLSVIETPPPDRKTVDTALVERDEGFLREVLRRELDRQGQVFWVHNRVQGLEDVTAYVKTLAPGAKVAMAHGQMSETALEEAMHGFWHGETDILVCTSIIESGLDFPRANTLIVDNAHMFGLGQLYQLRGRVGRSPRQAYAYFVVPSIEKVPELARKRLRVILDMDYLGAGFQVAMEDLRLRGAGNILGEAQSGHIARIGLDMFLEMLAEEVRRLKGEPIKERIETELTLGIAARIPERYVPEASDRLRLYKALSTAKTEERLAEIAAEMRDRFGSPPAEVDNFRSVLAFKQVLGRLGATKAEITPTRLTVAFEAEGASVSTERLVAFVAAHPAVRLLPPGKIVLPLDAALPLPEAIAVWAGELAGLGEGEGA; via the coding sequence TTGTCCCGCACAGCTTCGCCCCTCGCCGAACTCCTCGCCGCCAGCGATTCCGCCTCGGTCTATAAAAGCGGGCCGGCCACCCTGGCCTATCTGGCCGCCGCCGCCCTGGCCCGGGGGCAATCCGCCGTGGTCGTGGCCCCGGGCGTTCACGAACTCTCGCGCATCGCCGCGCTGCTGGACATGCTGGCCCCGCCCTCGCCCGGGACCCTGTGGGGCGCGTCCTACGCCATGCTGCCCTCCTACGCCCCGGGCCGGCCAAGCGGCGCGTTCTGGGCCCGGCGCATGGCCTTTCTGGCCTTTGCCGCCATGGGCAAAGGCCCACGCGTGCTGCTGGTCACCGCCGACAACCTGTTGCCCAAGTGGCCGCCGCCGCGCGCCCTGGAGGGCAACATTTTAAACGTCGCCGTGGGCGAGGAACTGCCACGGGACCTCATCGCCGAACAGGCCGTGCTGTGGGGTTACAAGCGCTCGCCCATGGTGGCCAATCCCGGCGAATTCGCCCTTCGCGGCGACATCCTCGACATCTTCCCGCCGGGCTATGAAAGTCCCTTGCGTCTGGAATTTTTCGGCGATGTCCTGGAAGCCGTACGCCGTTTCGACGCCGGCACCCAGCGCTCCCTGGCCGAACTCCCCGAAGCCTCCCTCATCCCGGCCGCCCCGGCTGTGCTGTCCGAAACCTTCATGGATGAGGCCAGAACGCTGTGGGAGACCATCGCCGGCACGGGGGAACTGCACCGGGCCGCCAAGCAGCGCCTGGAAAACGCCTTGCAGGTCCGCGACGGCGGCATCTGGCCCGGGCTTTTTTACGAAAAGCCGGTGGAGCTTTCGGCCTGGTTTCCCGAAGGCGCGGCCTATTTCGTGTGCGACCCCACCAAGGTCAAGGAGCGCCTGGAAGAAGCCGAACACGCCTGGCGGCGTTTTTTCGAGGCCGAAACCAAGGAGCTTGGCCATCCCTGGCCGAACTCCCGGGTGTTGTGGCCCGAAAACATGGCCCGCAAATCCCTGGTGGCTGGCCGGCGCATTCTCTTCGAGGATCTGGTCATGGGCCGGGGCCGCCATGGCCCGGATCTGCCGGAAAAGGTCCTGGAACGCTTTGGTGACCTTTTCTGGAAGCCCGGCTCGGACAAGCGCCCCTGGACCACCCTGGTCGCCGCCCTCAAGGAATGGAACGGCCACGGCCAGACCATCCTGTCCTTCCACGGCGAGCGGTCGCGCAAGAAATTCCTGCAAATGATCGAGCCGGAAGGGCTGGTCTTTCGCACCGGCTATAGCCCGGACGAGACCGGGCTTTTCGCGCTGCTCTCGCCGCTGCGACACGGCATGGAGCTTTCGTGGCGCGACACCCGCATCCTGGCCGAGGACATCCTGCACCCCGAGTCGGCCAAGGGCGGTTCCGAGCGGGCCGACAAGGACTTCAAGGGCCTGGCCTCCTTTGACGACATCCGCCCCGGCGATCTGGTCGTCCACCGCGATTACGGCGTGGCCACCTTCGAGGGCCTCACCCGCATGACCGTGGACGCCACCGGCGGCGATTATCTGCTGCTGGTCTTTGCCGACGAGGACAAGCTCTATCTGCCCGCCGACCGCCTGGGCCTGTTGCAACGCTACAAAGGACCCGAAGGCATTTCGCCGCCGCTGGACCGACTGGGCGGGGCGCGCTGGAAGTCCGTGCGCGAGCGGGCCAAAAAGGCCGTGGAACGCATCGCCGCCGATCTGGTCGAGATGTACGCCTACCGGCAAGTGGCCAAAGGCTATGCCTACGGCCCCACCAACGAACTGTACCTGGAATTCGAGGCCACCTTCGGCTTCGAGGAGACGCCGGACCAGGAACGGGCCATTGGCGAGGTCCTGGCCGACATGGAGCGGCCCGAGCCCATGGACCGGCTGGTGTGCGGCGACGTGGGCTTCGGCAAGACCGAGGTGGCCCTGCGGGCCGCCTTCCGGGCGGTGCTTGACGGCAAGCAGGTGGCCATGCTGTGCCCGACCACGGTCCTGGCCGAGCAGCACTACCAGAATTTCGCCGCCCGGCTGGAAGGCTTTCCGGTGCGGGTGGAGATGCTCTCGCGCTTTGTCTCGCCCAAGCGGCGCAAGGTGGTGCTGGAAGCCGTGTCGCGCGGCGAGGTGGACATCCTGGTCGGCACCCACCGCATCCTGTCTTCCGACGTGGCCATCCCCAACATCGGCCTGCTCATTCTCGATGAGGAGCAGCGCTTTGGCGTCAAGCACAAGGAGCGGCTCAAGGCGTTTAAGAAAAACATCGACGCCCTGACGCTGACGGCCACGCCCATTCCGCGCACCCTGCAACTGTCCCTTTCCGGTGTGCGGGGCCTGTCGGTCATCGAGACGCCGCCGCCGGACCGCAAGACCGTGGACACTGCTCTGGTCGAGCGCGACGAGGGCTTTTTGCGCGAGGTGCTGCGCCGCGAACTCGACCGCCAGGGCCAGGTGTTCTGGGTACACAACCGGGTCCAGGGCCTGGAGGACGTGACCGCCTACGTCAAGACCTTGGCTCCCGGAGCCAAGGTGGCCATGGCCCACGGCCAGATGTCGGAAACCGCCCTGGAGGAAGCCATGCACGGCTTTTGGCACGGCGAGACCGACATTCTCGTGTGCACCTCCATCATCGAATCTGGCCTGGATTTTCCCCGGGCCAACACCTTGATTGTGGACAACGCCCACATGTTCGGCCTGGGCCAGCTCTACCAGCTGCGCGGCCGGGTGGGGCGCTCGCCGCGCCAGGCCTATGCCTACTTCGTCGTACCCAGCATCGAGAAGGTGCCGGAGCTGGCCCGCAAGCGCCTGCGCGTCATCCTGGACATGGACTACCTGGGGGCCGGCTTCCAGGTGGCCATGGAAGACCTGCGGCTGCGCGGGGCCGGCAACATCCTGGGCGAGGCCCAGTCCGGCCATATCGCCCGAATCGGCCTGGACATGTTCCTGGAAATGCTGGCCGAGGAAGTGCGGCGGCTCAAGGGCGAGCCGATCAAGGAGCGCATCGAGACCGAACTCACCCTGGGCATCGCCGCCCGCATCCCCGAGCGCTACGTGCCCGAGGCTTCCGACCGCCTGCGCCTGTATAAGGCCTTGTCCACGGCCAAGACCGAAGAGCGCCTGGCCGAGATCGCCGCCGAGATGCGCGACCGTTTTGGCTCGCCTCCGGCCGAGGTGGACAATTTCCGGTCCGTTTTGGCCTTCAAGCAGGTGCTCGGACGCCTTGGCGCGACCAAGGCCGAGATCACGCCCACGCGTCTGACTGTGGCCTTCGAGGCCGAGGGCGCGTCCGTTTCCACGGAGCGGCTCGTCGCCTTCGTGGCCGCCCATCCGGCCGTGCGCCTGCTGCCGCCGGGCAAGATCGTGCTGCCCCTGGACGCCGCCTTGCCGCTGCCCGAGGCCATTGCCGTCTGGGCCGGCGAACTGGCCGGCTTGGGCGAAGGGGAGGGGGCGTGA